A region from the Dendropsophus ebraccatus isolate aDenEbr1 chromosome 1, aDenEbr1.pat, whole genome shotgun sequence genome encodes:
- the ZNF703 gene encoding zinc finger protein 703, whose protein sequence is MNCSPLGSNTETEQQQSISPTAAAPLAALAPSHPLRQANRLPIRVLKMLTAHTGHLLHPEYLQPLSSTPVSPIELDAKKSPLALLAQTCSQIGKPDPPPSSKLNSVTSSGISEKDSSRSSSLKLGESPLEDKSSFKPYSKGGEGRKESSSSLNGGNSDKAGFRVPSGSCQPFPPHAPSPSSRVSSPGQHCDSKNNESQDKKEPEAIKISSDVSQANTSLARASTSNSSAESSQSGDVTPSSKSEPPSLGSGHVAPVSPYKPGHSVFPLPPSGIGYHGSIVGAYAGYPSQFVPGLDHTKTSLVGNQLPGTLGLPGKPPSSSPLTGASPPSFMQGLCRDPYCLSYHNASHLGSSSCSTCVHDPSALKSGYPLVYPSHLHSVHTTLSSSVTPSLPGHPIYTYGFMLPNDPVPHICNWVSASGPCDKRFATSEELLAHLRTHTALPGADKLLAGYPTSGLGSAASCHLHLPPTGPGSPTTLPGSLSLRSPHTLGLNRYHPYGKSHLTTPSGLPVPSLPAGSYYSPYALYGQRLTSASALGYQ, encoded by the exons ATGAACTGTTCTCCCCTTGGATCTAACACTgagacagagcagcagcagagcatCTCTCCTACAGCAGCCGCACCATTGGCAGCCCTAGCACCCAGCCACCCTCTGCGCCAGGCGAACAGACTGCCCATCAGGGTGCTCAAAATGCTGactgcacatacaggacacttactGCACCCGGAGTActtgcagcctctctcctccaccCCTGTCAGCCCCATAGAG ttGGACGCCAAGAAAAGTCCACTCGCTCTCCTGGCTCAGACTTGTTCTCAGATCGGAAAACCGGATCCCCCTCCGTCCTCTAAACTAAATTCGGTGACTTCCAGCGGCATAAGCGAGAAAGACAGCAGCCGTTCGTCCTCGCTCAAGCTCGGTGAGTCTCCCCTGGAGGACAAGTCAAGCTTCAAGCCCTACTCGAAGGGAGGAGAGGGCAGGAAGGAAAGCAGCAGCTCTTTGAATGGTGGCAATTCGGATAAGGCTGGATTTAGGGTGCCCAGTGGTTCTtgccaaccttttccacctcacgCTCCGTCCCCATCTTCAAGGGTGAGCTCTCCCGGACAGCATTGTGactctaaaaataatgaaagccAAGACAAAAAAGAACCGGAAGCCATCAAAATCAGCTCAGACGTGTCCCAAGCCAACACGAGTCTTGCCAGAGCCAGTACTAGCAACTCCAGTGCAGAGTCCAGCCAAAGTGGAGATGTTACCCCTAGCAGCAAATCCGAGCCGCCGTCCCTTGGATCGGGTCATGTGGCGCCCGTTTCTCCCTACAAACCCGGACACTCGGTCTTCCCTCTTCCACCCTCTGGCATCGGATATCATGGATCCATCGTGGGTGCCTATGCTGGATACCCATCCCAGTTTGTCCCTGGGCTGGATCACACCAAAACAAGCCTGGTTGGAAATCAGCTCCCTGGGACCTTAGGTTTGCCAGGGAAACCACCCAGCTCCAGTCCTCTGACTGGCGCCTCTCCTCCTTCTTTCATGCAAGGATTATGCAGGGACCCGTATTGCTTGAGCTACCACAACGCCTCCCATCTGGGCTCCAGCAGCTGCTCTACCTGTGTGCACGATCCTTCAGCCCTCAAGTCTGGATATCCCTTAGTTTACCCCAGTCATCTCCATTCGGTGCACACCACGTTGTCTTCCAGCGTCACCCCTTCCCTGCCCGGTCACCCTATCTACACATATGGCTTTATGCTCCCAAATGACCCAGTCCCCCATATATGCAACTGGGTGTCTGCCAGTGGACCTTGTGACAAAAGATTTGCCACGTCAGAAGAACTTCTTGCCCACTTACGGACACACACAGCCTTGCCTGGGGCTGACAAACTTTTGGCTGGTTACCCTACATCTGGTTTGGGTTCTGCTGCTTCCTGCCACCTACACCTTCCACCCACAGGGCCTGGAAGTCCTACCACATTGCCGGGGTCTCTGTCTTTAAGGAGTCCACACACTTTGGGACTAAATAGGTACCATCCGTACGGAAAGAGCCACCTAACAACCCCCAGTGGCCTCCCTGTGCCCTCATTACCAGCAGGATCTTACTACTCCCCATACGCTCTATATGGACAGAGGTTAACGTCAGCTTCAGCGCTAGGATACCAGTAA